The genomic segment AAAGGGCCTTGTGCCCTTTTTTTATGAACCTTTTTTTAGTAAAAGCATTTTCGAATTTTAAGAAGGAGTAAAATGGCAACCCGTGTTATTGATGTAAACGAAAGGCCCCCGGTGGCCGAAAGCATTCCATTAAGCTTCCAGCATTTATTTGCAATGTTCGGGGCATCGGTTCTGGTTCCAATACTTTTTAAGATCAATCCTGCTACAGTTCTTCTAATGAACGGAATAGGCACGCTGTTATACATTTTTATAACAAAAGGTAAGATACCTGCCTTTCTGGGGTCAAGTTTTGCGTTCATTTCCCCCGTATTTCTTGTCATCTCCGGGGGGAACTATCAGCAGGCCTTAAGCGGATTTATTGTTTCAGGGCTTGTATTTATTACGGTAGCAATTTTGTTCAGGTATTTGGGTACCGGATGGATTCACGTAGTATTTCCGCCTGCTGCAATGGGGGCAATTGTAGCTATAATAGGACTTGAGCTGGCACCGGTTGCGGCTAACATGGCGGGTCTGATATCGAAGAACAATCAGCCTCTGGATCCGAAGGCCGTAACGGTTTCCATAAGCACTCTTGCAGTGGTAATTTTAGGATCAATTCTGTTCAGGGGATTCCTGAAAATAATTCCTATACTGATAGGAGTTGTATTCGGTTATGTCCTTTCACTTTTAATGGGAGTTGTAAACTTCTCTGCCATCAGTGGAGCATCGTGGTTTGCGCTGCCGACTTTTTACACACCAGAGTTCAGTGTTTCTGCAATTGTAGTTATCATTCCGGCCTCTCTGGTTGTAATAGCCGAGCACATTGGCCATCTTATTGTAACGGGGAACATAGTAGGGCGCGACCTGGCAAAGGA from the Ignavibacteria bacterium genome contains:
- the uraA gene encoding uracil permease: MATRVIDVNERPPVAESIPLSFQHLFAMFGASVLVPILFKINPATVLLMNGIGTLLYIFITKGKIPAFLGSSFAFISPVFLVISGGNYQQALSGFIVSGLVFITVAILFRYLGTGWIHVVFPPAAMGAIVAIIGLELAPVAANMAGLISKNNQPLDPKAVTVSISTLAVVILGSILFRGFLKIIPILIGVVFGYVLSLLMGVVNFSAISGASWFALPTFYTPEFSVSAIVVIIPASLVVIAEHIGHLIVTGNIVGRDLAKDPGLHRSLMGDGISTTISGLFGSVPTTTYGENIGVLAITRVYSVWVIGGAAVISIVISFFGKFAAAIQTIPLPVMGGISLMLFGVIAASGIRMLVEAKIDYSKPKNLILTAFVLIIGLSGAQIKIGSVTLAGMALATVFSIFISLAFKLFDVLGLMNEEEVQRPTSEVRQ